From the Anaeromyxobacter dehalogenans 2CP-1 genome, the window GCCGGCAACGCGCTCGGGAAGGCGTTCACCTACCTCGCGCATCGGAGCGTCGCGCACGTGATCGTGGGCGCCCGCGCGCCGGTGCTCATTCCGTCGCGGGTGGAGCGCCCGGAGGACAAGCTCTGCTCGATCGCGCTCGGCGTGCTGGCGGCGGCGCGGGGGACCCGGTGAGCGCGGGCGCGGGGCCTCCGGGGAGCGGCGCCGGCGCCGGCGGCGGGCCGCTGGTGCTGGCGGTGAACCCGGGCGCCGGGTCCACCAAGCTCGGCCTGTTCCGCGGCGGCCTGCCATTGCGCGAGGAGAAGGTGCTCCACCCCGAGGCGATGGCGCGCCCCGCAGCGCGGATCTGGGACGAGCTGCCCGGGCGCGTCGCCGCCGCCGAGGACTTCCTCTCGCGGGCCGGGGTGCGGGCGGGGGAGCTCGCCGCGGTGGCCGGCCGGGGCGGGCTGCTCCCGCCGCTCGCCGCCGGCGCGTACCTGGTGGACGACGCGCTGGTGGCCGAGCTGGAGCGGGCCGCGCACGGCGAGCACGCCTCCAACCTGGGCGCCCCCATGGCGCGGGCGCTGGCCGCGCCGCACGGCTGCCCGGCGCTGGTGGTGGACCCGGTCTCGGTGGACGAGCTCGCGCCGGTGGCGCGCGTCACCGGCCTCGCCGGGGTGGAGCGCTCCAGCTTCGTGCACGCGCTCAACCTCCGGGCGGTGGCGCGCCGCCACGCCGCCGGGGCGGGGCGGCCGCTCGAGGCGCTCCGGCTGGTGCTCGCGCACCTCGGCACCGGGATCTCGCTCTGCGCCCTGTCCGGCGGCCGGATGGTGGACGTGGTGAACCCGCGCGACGAGGGGCCGTTCTCGGGCGACC encodes:
- the buk gene encoding butyrate kinase, giving the protein MSAGAGPPGSGAGAGGGPLVLAVNPGAGSTKLGLFRGGLPLREEKVLHPEAMARPAARIWDELPGRVAAAEDFLSRAGVRAGELAAVAGRGGLLPPLAAGAYLVDDALVAELERAAHGEHASNLGAPMARALAAPHGCPALVVDPVSVDELAPVARVTGLAGVERSSFVHALNLRAVARRHAAGAGRPLEALRLVLAHLGTGISLCALSGGRMVDVVNPRDEGPFSGDRAGGVPANALVDLCFAPGADVRTVRRRLFGDGGLYAHLGTRDVREALARAERGDARAALLVDAMCYQAAKAVAAMAVALDGRVDAIVLTGGLAHLAPVVEGVRRRVAWIAPVEIHPGEDELRALAEGALRVLAGEEPARRYAPLAPAR